The bacterium genome contains the following window.
ACATAGTTGATCAACAACGTGCCGTTGTTTATTGTTTCCAGCAGGTCTCTTGTCGCATCAGGCTTCTGAGAGGTCGAGCTGGATTGACGGAAAGGATAGAGAATGCCATATATCTTTCGGAACGTGAAGTAGTTTGGAAGAACTTCATTTATAAGATTCTCAGAATCCGTTGTATGGAAGTCTTCCGCACAGCGTCCTTCCTTCCATTCATCGTCGGCGACAAATGTTGCTGTATTCTTCCACGCACCGTAGAATGGCCTCAAAGCATACTCGACAGTCTTCTCCACTATCGCTCGCACCTCTTGCGCCGATTGAACTGGCCAGCGACCTGAGATCATATCAAGAAGCGTCGCGCTGTCATCAAAATCCACATAGTAATCATCCGTGCAGACCCCCCCATTCTCCCAGGGAGGCATCCAATTATCATCGGTATTTGAAAGCAGATTGCGATAGTCATAGTCACCGTCACCTACAAACAACACATACCTCGGCGGCTCCGCCTGCCCAGCCGGACCTCGCCAATTCAGATAAGCATATCGCAAGAAGTTACGAATTGCAACCGGATCGTAGACGCCGCCCGAAAACTCGTCAAAGATGTCACTCAACTTGACCCGTACGGCCCGAAGAGGCTCCTCTTCATATTGCGCGTGCATGTCCAGCAATGGCTCAAGTTCCTCGTACCATGCGGCATAAGTAACAATAATGATACCGGCCTCATTCTGTGAACTGCGCAAGCGCGCGTAGTCTGCCGCATCAAAGACCTTGCGGCCGCGGAACAAAGGAGTACGAATTCTGCTCGGACTGGTCGCCCAATACCGGCGCAATGCCCCTGCTTGCGATGAATCCGAAAAACTGCTTCCACGCCTGACACGCGGCATTAGCGGATCAGATACGTCAAGTAGATACGAGCTCGCATCTAGACCGGTAACCTGATACCCGTACCAATCAGACCCGCTTGGCGAAATTATCTCAATCGTTCCGGAAGATGTTTGTACAGCCCGCTCATACTCGACTTCAATATAATTCAGATGAATCTGGCCGCTTGCGGACCGATTAGTCAGCCTGATGACATTGTTTCCTGCGGCGAAGACGCCGGCCGGAACCTGAATTACGAGCGGATCGGAAAATACCCCTTGGCTGACGTACTGGTCATTCACCCTGACATCGAATCCCCCGCCAATTCCCGAACCCCTCATTCTCAAGCGAAGCATACCGCGACCGGTGTTGGCCGCTTCAAGGTTGATTGAAAACGACCGCTCCGTTTGGGCGTCCAGTGTGGCCATATACCAGATGATGCCTGAATTGGTCTGATCTGAGCCTGCCGCGTAGATATACAGATCCTGGTCCACGTAATTGCGTCCTGTAATCGTGGATACCTGAGTCGAAGATGACGAAAACTCCGGTAGTGTTCCCATTCGCAGTCCAGGCATCCCCGCAGGATCGACGCCGACCCAATAGACATTTTCTGTGGCATATGGGCTTGCGTGACCGTGGTCACCAAGCAAACTGCCGTCAGCGTAGTCATAGCCCTTGAGACCTTCTGCGTAGAATAGAATTCGGTCACCGGAGTCCATTCTGCCATCTCCGCCATCTTCCACAAGGATTGCATTCTCTCGAAGAAGCGAGTCCGGAACGGACAACAATCCTGACGGGAGCATCCGACCACCATTACCAAACACCTTGATTTGACTCGATGTGACGCCAATCACAGGAACACCTTGCTGCTGCAACCACTCCGCTGTCATGGCATGCAATCCAGCTTCCGTAACTCCAAGCTTGTAGAGCTGAAAATCTGGCCAAGATTCAGTATCATCGAGCCTGCTAACGGGTGACACAGGCAATCTCCACCAGCGGGTCGCGTTATCGCCATTTAAGGTAAGTGCGCGCAGAAGTTTCTCTTCGCGCGGATATGGTCCTATCGGTACGGTCGCACCCTCAAAAATCACCTCTAAATCAAGAGATGTCAGGATTTTGGTACTCCCCCCTTCGGTCTCGGCAACTCTCACAGCAATATGGGCGATCTGAAATCCGCGCCACGCTTCAACAGCGCGCAACGTGACGGCCGACTTTGGTGCTCTTTCGTCTTCATTTGCAGCAACCTCAGCGTCCGGTAACAGTATCTCTGAGACTTGGTACCTTATTCCCCGATTAACAATCCTCGGAGTTGTTCCGATCGGACACGCCACAAGCAGGACTTGAACAGGAATTAGTCTCCCGTTTTCCGGCATCCATTCCACGGACGTTATAAGCGATTCCAATCTTGTGTCTGGACCTTTAGAACCCAGATCAAGATTGGGCGACCAAAGTGCTTGAAACCTTTCTGCGGTCGACTCAAGAACTACCGCTGACGATGCCAGAACCAAACTTGTAACGCATGTTCCAAGCAGGTAGGCCAAAAGTCCAAGATATCTGTAAGATTGCTTCGTCATCTCGTAAAATAAAAAGCCGAACCGGGCGAGCTGCCCGTTCGGCATATATAGCCATTAGCGGAGCGAGCGAACGCCAACGTTAGAGGAATAGGAATATCACACAAAAGATGACAAGGCCAACTTGGCCACGCCTATAGAAACCTCTAACGAAGGATCATTACGCTCCAATCAAAATTTCGGAAACTTCTAAATATAAGCACTTGCGTTGGTTTACGCAATACCCCTGTAAAAAATTCCCCAACATCTAAAAGGCGACAAGATAAATTAAGATTATGTAAAAACAAACTCTTAGAGACCATACCACATACGGATAACTCTTGCTCAACCTGGTTGGCGAACGAAAATGCGTGAGTCGTGTAAATTGGGTCCCTCGGACTCTAATTCTTCAACAAGAGCATAAAAAGCGGCAGGCCTAAACTGCCTTCCGACTTCACTTTCCATCCACCCGATGGCTTCTTCTGCTGTCAACGGCTCTCTGTAGGGACGCTCGTGACATAGCGCATCAAAAGCATCCGCTGCTGCTAATAGACTACTTTCAATCAGAATCTCATCCCCCCGTCTTCCCGCCGGATAGCCAGATCCATCATGTCTCTCGTGATGCTGGAGTATGATCTCCCGTGCACGTTCGAATTTGGTGAAAGGAATTAGAATTTCTGCACTTAAGGCAGGATGACGTGCAATCTCGCTTCGCTCGTGTTTGGTTAGTCTGCCGGACTTATTGAGCACGTGGTCTGGCAGCGCCAGCTTTCCGATGTCATGAAGAAGGCCAGCCAACAAGATGTTTTGTTGAGCATCGCTCGCCAGCCCCAATCTCGCGGAGGCTCGCCGCGCCAAGTCCCCAACTCTCAAACTATGAAAGTATGTCGGCTCATCCCTGAACCTCAGTGCAGTTAATAAGGTCTGGAGCACAGCCCCCTCTGCTGCACTGAGGCCTGCCGCCGCAATAATGATTGGAAAAGCGGGTGTCTTTCGATTCATTGCACCCGTCTTTCGCAAAGGTAGGGCCAGATTCAGTTGAGAAAGACAGACGATTCCTCGCCGATTGCACGAAGAAAGACAACTTCCAGGTGAGAACTATCATACCGCCGCTGCAGTTCCGCTACAGATCCTTGGTCTCTCACCTCTCCTCTATGGATCAGCAATATTTCATCACACAACAACTCAGCTTCACGCATAACATGAGTCGAAAGCAATACACATTTGCCCTCTTCCCTGCTCTTCTTCATGAACTTCACAATTTGCGAAGCGGCCAGTATATCCAAACCACTTGTGGGTTCATCGAAGATCAGCACGGGGGGATCGTGCAGAATTGTCCGGGCTATGCTGACACGCTGCCTCTGTCCAGTAGACAACTTCTCGCACCGACGGTCAAGGAAGTCATCTAAGTCAAGCAATGCCGACACATTCTGAATTTTTTGTCGGGCTTCCGAACTCGAAAACCCATGCAGCGCGGCAAAGTACCTAAGCATTTCTTCAGCTGTCAGTCTTCCATACACTCCGGTCGAAGCAGAGAGGAATCCGATGGACCTGCGAACAGCCTGTGGTTCGCCAAGCAGATCTTTTCCAGCAACCTTAGCCGATCCCAAAGTGGGCTTCAGCATCGTCGCGAGCATGCGAAGTATGGTCGTCTTGCCTGCACCATTGGTCCCAAGAACTCCAAATATGGTGCCGTAGCCAGCTTGAAATGAGACGTCCTTGCAACCAATTACGACCGAACCGGCGGCATCGCGGTACGTCTTCCCGAGGGACTCAACACGCACTGCACAATCAATCACCTGAGTCCTCGAGTCGAAGTATTCTTGTCGGGGATATTTTGCATCCAGTTTGGATTATAGATTTCTCCTCGCTTGGTAGAGTGAACGAGATCCAGGTCGCCGAATCCGGAACGATCGAAGAACACGAAGTAGACTCCACCTTCTATCCGATCGAAGTGCCAAATCTCGTGATCTGGGACTTGCGCCTCCGCATACCTGCGATCAATCACGTCAGGTTCACCGTACATGATTAGAACCCTGCCTCGATCTGTCCGCCATCCTTCGTTCTGTAAGAAGCTGTATCTTCTATTCGCTTCGGCCACTCGCGCGAAATACCGATTCGGCGCTTCTGCATCAGAAGGCTCACGATTCTTCCAGAAATCAATAAGAAAGGCTCGTTTACCTTCCGCATCCATGTTACGTACTCGCTTGTCATCCTGTCTGGTCAGCAGGTACTTCATCAGTGTGATGGCGCTATCAGGGTCAATTCGATCGAGAATATTGCCGCTGCTCGCCAAAAGCAGACTTTGCATTTCCGGATCAAGCTGTGCATCGCGACCAACAGCCAGATCTTCTGGGCGATAGACGTAGAATTTCCTTTTTGCTTTCCGATCCGGCATCCCAGGTTCCGAAACAACAATCTCCAACTGGTAAGTTCCTGTCCGCAGAGTGTACGCCGGAAAACCGTCAGTTATAACGGCCGAAGTACCTGGCTTCTTCAGTCTACGAACAGCGGGTTGCTTGGCCGGCTCGCCGGACTCCGCAAATAAGACTCGTCGTGTTATGGTCAGCGAATCGGCAAAGTTCGCATCCGCGCTCAAACCATAACACTCGAGATAGTAATACAGCATCGGCAGTTCACGACCATAGAATCCAGAAGGGTTGGGAACAAAATGCAGTCCAGTTCGGTAGAAAGCAGAGCTGGAATCCGTAAAACTCATTTCTGCACCCAACGCGATCCCTGACAATCCAAAAGCATCCCTTACTTCAGATACGTAAAATGTGCGCTTAACCTGATGGACACTTCGGGCAGCCTGTTGCAGCAGCGATATGTCAAGCTCATACTCACCTGGTCGCATAAAGTACCGAAAGGTGTACGGGAAGTATGATCCAGCATCTCGCTGAACTACTCCTCTTACGGCATCACGTGTGTCAATAGTATCTGACAGAAAGACGGCATTATCCATAGCAAGGGATGACACTATCGAGAACTCCGCCACAAGGCTATCCTCTCCTACCTTGTTGTAGTAGAGAACATCACGCTCGACACCGACGTAGATTTCACAGTACGTTAGGCTGTCGTTGCCATAGAAGGTCACGATGTCAACTTCCACGCCAACGGCGTGTACCTCAAGCGCGCAAATCACATACACACAAGCGAACGTCGCTAACCTGTAACACATGCGCGGCATCCTTCTTAACCAGTCGCGACCGTTTCCGTGCGCGCAGTCTGTGCATCCGCCGGATTCAACAAACGCACAGAGACCAATTTTGAAACGCCCTCTTCCTGCATCGTGACGCCATAGAGGTTATCCGTCACTTCCATCGTTCTCTTATTGTGCGTAATCATAATGAACTGCGTATGATCACTATGACGTCTAATCATGCGAGTGAAACGATCAATATTCGCATCATCTAGCGGCGCATCCACTTCGTCAAGCACGCAGAAAGGCGAAGGCTTGACTTGATACAAAGAGAATAGAAGGGCAATCGCAGTCATAGTCTTCTCTCCGCCGGACATCAGCGACAACGACTTCAACCGCTTTCCAGACGGATTTGCCCACATTGTGATATCCGCCTCGAGCAGATCTTTTCCGCTCAATATTAAATCAGCCTCTCCGGCGGGGAAAAACTCAGAAAACAACGATTGAAAATTTCCGCGAACCGCTTCAAATGTGTGTAAGAACTTAGCTTCAGCTGTCTCATTGATCTTTCGAATCGTCTCTTCCAGAGTTGACTTCGCCTGGAGAAGTTCAGCGCGATTGCTCAGCATGTCATCCAGCCTCAGGGTCTCCCGCTCAAACTCCTCGACTGACAGCAAATTCACTTGGCCAAGATTCTCAATCTTCTTCCGTAACTCCGAAATCTTCTCTTCAGTAACTTCAAGTGACCTCAACTCATGCAAGTTCTCCGGAACTCGATCTTGAGAGAGGTCGAGATCAAAGTGCGATTTACTGTGGGAAGCCAAAGACTCCAACTCTCCCTCGTACTTCGCGATTGCAACTTCCAGCTTGCGTTGATTCTCTATCGCAAGCTCACGGTTCTCCCGCAACTTCTTCAACTGCTCCTCCATTGCGGACACTTCGCCGCGAGCAGCATCTTTTCCACGTTGTGCATCGTCGACCGCGCGAAACCGCGCATCACGCGCCTTGAAAAGTTCCCCTAATTTCCGAGCGATATCCTGAAGCTGTGATTCGCATTCTCGAATGGTATTCGCTCCAGTCTCGGCGAGATCAGAACTGTTGGAGATTGATTCATGTTGTTCTCTTTCCGTCGACGTCAGTCGATTAGACTCCGCATCCAGAAGCTCCCGCCTGTGTCGAACTTTATCGAGAGCACGCATCGCCTCATGGTAACGATCACGTGACGCACTATTCTCTTGGCGCGCCTGCCATACCCGTTCTGACAGTACTTCAATCTCCGTTTGGACACTTCCTCCTTCTCTTCGGCACTCCTCCAGGACTTCAAGAATTCGCGAAACCTCTTCACGAAGCCTTTCCTCAGCCTCCTCTGATTCCGAAATCAGGCTTAATGCAGCCTCCTCGCGCTGATTAAGCGAATGTACCAGCGTTTCCAATCGTAGCACTTCAGCATTCTCACGGTCTTTCAGCGTTCTCGCAAGCGAAACCTCGTCAGCAAACTCCTTTAGACGATTCTTCCATGCTTCAATCTCACCATTGATGACCAATATCTCCTCTTCAACCAGGCCACGCTCTTTAAGCGCAGAGTCTAACGTCTGATTCAGGATCTCCAACTGATGCGCCAGCCCAAGGTCATTCGGTGTATCAAGTTCCTCGGCACCTGTGAAACAACTTCCAGTCCAATCAAGCCACTCGCCATCGAGCGTAACAGCACGAGCATTGTGCTGCACGAGGAATGGCTGCAATTTGAGCGCCGTCGGGAAGCTATCCACGATTAAACACTTCTCAAGCAGCGCTTTGATTACATCAGAGCATTCCGAGACATTAACGAAACTGCCTGCCCACCCTATTGCCTGTGGGGGTATAATTGGCAGCTCATGATGGGTTACAAGATCCGCGATCACAAAACCGCACCGTCCAGCATCTCCTTGGACAATAGCTCCAACTGCCTCTTGTAACAACTGTGTATCTTTAACAACAAGGTGATAAGCGTAGTCACCCAATGCCGCGTGAATAGCCTTTGAGTACCTCGCATCAACCACTGCGTGATCCGCAACCAGCAAGACGCTTGCGATTCTTTCACGCACTAACTTTATCGGCAAAGAAGCGCGCTGCCCACGCTGCTCCAATGTTCGCAAAAGACCTATGTGCGATTGAGTCGCATGTTCAATTCGCTTTAGCTCGTGCAGCTTCGATTCAAGTACCTTCAGCTTTTCACTTACAAGAAACCCGCCTTGCTCTACTTGTTCGTGATCATGAATCGCTGTGCGTAACTTCGCTTCACTTAATTTCAGAGTCTCCCTTGCTGCCGCCAATTTCCGCTCCAACTCGGCTCGCTCCGCATGAACCTGATCCTGCGATTGAATTGCCGACTCACGTCTGCCCTTTTGGCGAGCAATATTCTCCAGATGCTTCGCACGTTCGTTCTCAAGCGTAGTCTGTGACTTGTTCAATGCGGCGAGTCGTGAATCAGCATCCTTGTAGGATGTCTCTGCGTCTCTCAGTGCTGCTTGACTAACGTCAAACGAATTCTTTGATTCGTGACTTAGATGCGTCGCCTCAAGCAAAGCAATGTCGCAGTCAGAGATGTCTTTTGTCAAACCTTCTCGTCTTGCTTCCAGAGATGAAAGCTTATCCTTTGCGAGGATAATCTGTCGTTGCGCGCGTTCGAGAGAATCTCGAGCAGCAGCAAGCTTCGCCTCAGCCCCCGCCTTCTCGGCTTCCAACATGGAGATTTCAGCAACTGCCTCCTGCAGTTCCTTGCGCAATTCACCTAAATGTTGATCACTCTCGAATTGTTCTAACCTCATCTTTTCAACTTGCGCTTCGAATCGTCGCAAGTGTCCAACACTATCCTCGGCACGGTTGCTTGCATCCGCCAATGCATGCTTCATCGGTGCGAGTTCGTCGACAATTCTGTAATACTCTGTGACCGCGAGGGCTCTTTCCGCCAGACTAAGTTCGTTTGCCAACTCCTGGTAGCGCTTCGCCTTGCTAACCTGACGTTTTAGCGAATTCACCTGACGTTCCACTTCAGCAATAATGTCTGCGAGCCGAAGTAGATCCTCGTCAGTCTGAGCAAGCTTTGCCAGCGCTTGGCGACGCCTTAGCTTATACTTTGCAATTCCAGATGCTTCCTCGAAGAGCTGGCGGCGTCCTTCACCTTCCTCCCGCAGAATATCCTCGATCATCTTTAGTTCAAGGATCGTATACGCATTCGGGCCGAGTCCGCTATCCTGGAGCATATCTGTAATGTCTCGCAGGCGGCAAACATTTCCATTGATCAGATACTCTGACGTACCATCCCGATGCAACTTTCTTGCTATCTCGATTTGCGAGTACGGTAGATTAATCCTGCCGGAATCGTTGTCAAACTTAACACGAACTTCCGCCATATTCAATGGTTTTCGCTTCGCAGTACCATTGAAGATGACGTTCTCCATCCTCTCTCCGCGAAGTATTGATGAACGCTGCTCTCCCAAGACCCATCGAAGCGCGTCAACAACGTTTGACTTGCCGCAGCCGTTGGGTCCCACGACGCCAGTAACGCCAGGAGCGAATTGAATAGCCGTTTCTATGGCGAAAGACTTGAATCCTGAGATACTGAGAGAGATGAGCTGCATTCGGTGTAACTACTCCGTGCTTTGAAGCAATTCCATTAGTATTCGGCGAGATGCGACTGGGTCCGCTTTACCATTCGTTTCCTTCATTATCTGTCCCATGAAGAAACCAAGCATCTTAGTCTTGCCTTCATGGAACCTCTGCTTCTCCTCTGGGTGGCTATTCAGGATGCCCAATACCACACTCTTTAGCGCAGCCTCATCCTGAACCTGCAGCAATCCTTCTGTCCTAATGATTTCATCAGCTGAACGAGAGTCTGTCAGCATCCTACGAAGTAGGTCACGGCCTACGGACCGATTGATATCCTGGCGCTCTACAGCAGCAATAACGCCAGCTAATCGCTTCGGTCCAACTGGAAACTCCTCGATTTCCATAGAGTTTTCGCGAAGCAATCGCTGAATATCGCCCTGAACCCATGCAGCGCAGGTAACTGGAGATTGACCTTCTTTCAGGAGGGCTTCGAAGTAGTCGCTGAGCGCGCGATCCGACGCCAAGAGAAACACGGCTTCTTCATTCAGTTCATACTCCTTGCGGTAACGAATTCGACGGGAGTCCGGGAGTTCGGGAAGGCTTGCTCGAATTGAGTTTACATAGTCGCTTTGCAGTTCTAACCAAGGAAGGTCCGGATCGGGGAAGTATCT
Protein-coding sequences here:
- the porU gene encoding type IX secretion system sortase PorU, giving the protein MESLITSVEWMPENGRLIPVQVLLVACPIGTTPRIVNRGIRYQVSEILLPDAEVAANEDERAPKSAVTLRAVEAWRGFQIAHIAVRVAETEGGSTKILTSLDLEVIFEGATVPIGPYPREEKLLRALTLNGDNATRWWRLPVSPVSRLDDTESWPDFQLYKLGVTEAGLHAMTAEWLQQQGVPVIGVTSSQIKVFGNGGRMLPSGLLSVPDSLLRENAILVEDGGDGRMDSGDRILFYAEGLKGYDYADGSLLGDHGHASPYATENVYWVGVDPAGMPGLRMGTLPEFSSSSTQVSTITGRNYVDQDLYIYAAGSDQTNSGIIWYMATLDAQTERSFSINLEAANTGRGMLRLRMRGSGIGGGFDVRVNDQYVSQGVFSDPLVIQVPAGVFAAGNNVIRLTNRSASGQIHLNYIEVEYERAVQTSSGTIEIISPSGSDWYGYQVTGLDASSYLLDVSDPLMPRVRRGSSFSDSSQAGALRRYWATSPSRIRTPLFRGRKVFDAADYARLRSSQNEAGIIIVTYAAWYEELEPLLDMHAQYEEEPLRAVRVKLSDIFDEFSGGVYDPVAIRNFLRYAYLNWRGPAGQAEPPRYVLFVGDGDYDYRNLLSNTDDNWMPPWENGGVCTDDYYVDFDDSATLLDMISGRWPVQSAQEVRAIVEKTVEYALRPFYGAWKNTATFVADDEWKEGRCAEDFHTTDSENLINEVLPNYFTFRKIYGILYPFRQSSSTSQKPDATRDLLETINNGTLLINYVGHGNERVWTDEQMFVMDRDFPMIRNERVWPVIVAGTCTWGGFDRPNERCFPELLLGGRYVGSVACIAATRFTFVNQNQQLTEVFYEEVFRQGIDRRQSLGEALQLVKPLRSNNSLYHCLGNPVLRLATPEYYAYVDQRDDSLQAGALFTLSGYVSQSSGTLEANLKKLPTDRSLDEDVWTDFHGIVEARVFDSEDSAAYYFPLRTNCSVPSQIPYYYGLPGNAIFRGRSSIVNGRFNVTFRVPRDIQYGGENAKVSLYFYGKSESEQDSADGIGIEQPLRIASQAAVVTDSIPPQIEAWLENTSFRSGDQVSRTPRLIVRLSDESGINLSGEVGHRITVRIDDAQAEDITQFFNYDINSHIEGELVRTLGPFSDGPHQMTIEAWDSFNNLNLKRFDFVVGQSAEEGFAIRDVLNWPNPMSDETYFTYSLTQDGARDVRIRIYTMTGKQVDEIDGLGVRQLYNSNSNRPWHGRDREGRELANGVYFYRVIAQHERGFSAEATGKLVILR
- a CDS encoding HD domain-containing protein, with the protein product MNRKTPAFPIIIAAAGLSAAEGAVLQTLLTALRFRDEPTYFHSLRVGDLARRASARLGLASDAQQNILLAGLLHDIGKLALPDHVLNKSGRLTKHERSEIARHPALSAEILIPFTKFERAREIILQHHERHDGSGYPAGRRGDEILIESSLLAAADAFDALCHERPYREPLTAEEAIGWMESEVGRQFRPAAFYALVEELESEGPNLHDSRIFVRQPG
- a CDS encoding ATP-binding cassette domain-containing protein — encoded protein: MIDCAVRVESLGKTYRDAAGSVVIGCKDVSFQAGYGTIFGVLGTNGAGKTTILRMLATMLKPTLGSAKVAGKDLLGEPQAVRRSIGFLSASTGVYGRLTAEEMLRYFAALHGFSSSEARQKIQNVSALLDLDDFLDRRCEKLSTGQRQRVSIARTILHDPPVLIFDEPTSGLDILAASQIVKFMKKSREEGKCVLLSTHVMREAELLCDEILLIHRGEVRDQGSVAELQRRYDSSHLEVVFLRAIGEESSVFLN
- a CDS encoding GWxTD domain-containing protein, which codes for MCYRLATFACVYVICALEVHAVGVEVDIVTFYGNDSLTYCEIYVGVERDVLYYNKVGEDSLVAEFSIVSSLAMDNAVFLSDTIDTRDAVRGVVQRDAGSYFPYTFRYFMRPGEYELDISLLQQAARSVHQVKRTFYVSEVRDAFGLSGIALGAEMSFTDSSSAFYRTGLHFVPNPSGFYGRELPMLYYYLECYGLSADANFADSLTITRRVLFAESGEPAKQPAVRRLKKPGTSAVITDGFPAYTLRTGTYQLEIVVSEPGMPDRKAKRKFYVYRPEDLAVGRDAQLDPEMQSLLLASSGNILDRIDPDSAITLMKYLLTRQDDKRVRNMDAEGKRAFLIDFWKNREPSDAEAPNRYFARVAEANRRYSFLQNEGWRTDRGRVLIMYGEPDVIDRRYAEAQVPDHEIWHFDRIEGGVYFVFFDRSGFGDLDLVHSTKRGEIYNPNWMQNIPDKNTSTRGLR
- the smc gene encoding chromosome segregation protein SMC, giving the protein MQLISLSISGFKSFAIETAIQFAPGVTGVVGPNGCGKSNVVDALRWVLGEQRSSILRGERMENVIFNGTAKRKPLNMAEVRVKFDNDSGRINLPYSQIEIARKLHRDGTSEYLINGNVCRLRDITDMLQDSGLGPNAYTILELKMIEDILREEGEGRRQLFEEASGIAKYKLRRRQALAKLAQTDEDLLRLADIIAEVERQVNSLKRQVSKAKRYQELANELSLAERALAVTEYYRIVDELAPMKHALADASNRAEDSVGHLRRFEAQVEKMRLEQFESDQHLGELRKELQEAVAEISMLEAEKAGAEAKLAAARDSLERAQRQIILAKDKLSSLEARREGLTKDISDCDIALLEATHLSHESKNSFDVSQAALRDAETSYKDADSRLAALNKSQTTLENERAKHLENIARQKGRRESAIQSQDQVHAERAELERKLAAARETLKLSEAKLRTAIHDHEQVEQGGFLVSEKLKVLESKLHELKRIEHATQSHIGLLRTLEQRGQRASLPIKLVRERIASVLLVADHAVVDARYSKAIHAALGDYAYHLVVKDTQLLQEAVGAIVQGDAGRCGFVIADLVTHHELPIIPPQAIGWAGSFVNVSECSDVIKALLEKCLIVDSFPTALKLQPFLVQHNARAVTLDGEWLDWTGSCFTGAEELDTPNDLGLAHQLEILNQTLDSALKERGLVEEEILVINGEIEAWKNRLKEFADEVSLARTLKDRENAEVLRLETLVHSLNQREEAALSLISESEEAEERLREEVSRILEVLEECRREGGSVQTEIEVLSERVWQARQENSASRDRYHEAMRALDKVRHRRELLDAESNRLTSTEREQHESISNSSDLAETGANTIRECESQLQDIARKLGELFKARDARFRAVDDAQRGKDAARGEVSAMEEQLKKLRENRELAIENQRKLEVAIAKYEGELESLASHSKSHFDLDLSQDRVPENLHELRSLEVTEEKISELRKKIENLGQVNLLSVEEFERETLRLDDMLSNRAELLQAKSTLEETIRKINETAEAKFLHTFEAVRGNFQSLFSEFFPAGEADLILSGKDLLEADITMWANPSGKRLKSLSLMSGGEKTMTAIALLFSLYQVKPSPFCVLDEVDAPLDDANIDRFTRMIRRHSDHTQFIMITHNKRTMEVTDNLYGVTMQEEGVSKLVSVRLLNPADAQTARTETVATG